The segment GCCGCCGGAGCCTTCCATTTCTTTGCCGCTGGCCAGATGACGCAGGATGAAGGCCCAGCCGCCGGGGCCGGGGTTTCCGCTGCATGCGCCATCGGTGTAAAGAGCGACTTCAGGTTCGAACGGCATGGGGCAATCGCCAAGTGAGAGGGTGAATCGAAACGGCGGACGCTGGTTCGTCCGTAAGCTACGTCAAGCTGCGCTGAGAAGGCGCCGCGGCGTCGGTCGGACTTCCATTCGAGGAACCTGGACCGCCTAAACGCGGAAACTCGCCGCTCGACTTGCTCAGATCGTTAAGCTTACTGCGAAACGTCGATTGCGAAAGGTCGGGACCTTCGTCGGCGATCCACGGAATTCGAATCGTGAAGGTGCTGCCGGAGCCGAGCTGGCTTTCGAGATCGACCGAACCGTCGAGCAATTTGCAGATTTCCATCACGATCGAGAGGCCCAGCCCGGTGCCGGAGAACTCGCGGGTCAGCGAATCGTTGCGCGGCGAAACGGCGCCTTGGCGGAATTTTTCAAAAATTACTTCGCGATCTTCTTCGGCGATCCCGACCCCGGTGTCCTGCACCGAGAGCTTCATCATGTCCTCTTCTCGCGAAACTCGGACGATGATGCGTCCCCCTTCCGGCGTGAACTTGATCGCGTTCGACAGCAGGTTGGTCAAAATCTGCTGCAGCTTCGTTTGATCCTGGAACATCGGCTCGCCCCCATCCTGCACGTCGCATTCGAGGTCGAGATTCTTTTCTTCGATGAGCGAACGAACCATGTCGCAGTTGGCTCGGACGACGGCGGCGACCGAGAACTCGCTCGGGCGAACTTCCATCCGGCCGCTTTCGATCTTCGCCAGGTCGAGAATGTCGTTGATCATGTCGAGGAGCAAACGTCCCGACTTTTGGATGTTCTGGACGTACCGCTTTTGTTTGTCGTTGAGGCTGTCGATGCCGCTCAGCACGTCGGAGAAGCCGAGGATGCTGTTAAGCGGGGTCCGCAGTTCATGGCTCATGTTCGCCAGGAAGTCGCTTTTGACGCGGTTCATTTCGTACAGCTGCACGTTGACGCGGGCCAACTCGTCGACCTTGTTGTCGAGGTCGTCATTGGCGAGATGCAACTGGTTTTGCGCATCGATCAAGTGGCGCAGCATCTTGTTGAACGATGAGGCGAGATCTTCAAACTCGTCGTTGGTGCGGATGTCGGCGCGGACCGACGTATTGCCGTTGGTCACCTCTTCGCTCACTTCGCGCAGATGGTTGAGCGGTTTGACGATCACGTATTTGACGATCAAGTACAACGCCGCCATCGAGAGGGCGACGGTGATAATGCCGGTCGCGACCAGGAAGGCGAAGTTCTTATTGAGAGCCAGCTGCGTGACGTCGTCCGGCTTGGTGATCTTCACCACGGTGAACGGCAAGCGATCTTCGGTCGCCGGTTGGCCGGCCGGAAAGGCCGCCGCGACGTCGTTGTTGTGGCAAAGGGTGCACGAATACTTCCAGTAGATCGGCTGGTAGTAGACGTAAGTCTTGCTGGAATCGTTGTACGACGAACGAGAGACCGGCGAATACTCGACCAGGTTCTTGTCGTCGGTCTGCGGTTTGAACTTCACCCACTCTTCGTCGACCACTTTGGTCTCGAGTTCCGGAGTCGCCAGGAAGCGTTCCAGAATCTCTTTGTCGCGCGTCTCTTGCTCGTACTGCAACTCGGCGAGGACCTGGTATTCCTCTTCGTTGGCCGGTAGCGAGATCCGCTCTTCCTTGTTCAAGGTGCGAGCCAGCTTTTGCGCTTCCGGATCACGGACCAGGATCTCCCAGTCGTAGTTGATGTATTCCAGATTGAGCCCGGTCTCGGCGACGTAAGCGTCATAGCCCGGTTGCGACGTCTTCTCGTTGTTCTGCCAGTGAATCTTCAGCAGCACCGCATCGACC is part of the Blastopirellula sediminis genome and harbors:
- a CDS encoding sensor histidine kinase; amino-acid sequence: MSYRSLKRVLGETNLERKCRFLFGTCLLLLIMGSFTWYGQSTEQLVHEKNEATGRLLVDAVLLKIHWQNNEKTSQPGYDAYVAETGLNLEYINYDWEILVRDPEAQKLARTLNKEERISLPANEEEYQVLAELQYEQETRDKEILERFLATPELETKVVDEEWVKFKPQTDDKNLVEYSPVSRSSYNDSSKTYVYYQPIYWKYSCTLCHNNDVAAAFPAGQPATEDRLPFTVVKITKPDDVTQLALNKNFAFLVATGIITVALSMAALYLIVKYVIVKPLNHLREVSEEVTNGNTSVRADIRTNDEFEDLASSFNKMLRHLIDAQNQLHLANDDLDNKVDELARVNVQLYEMNRVKSDFLANMSHELRTPLNSILGFSDVLSGIDSLNDKQKRYVQNIQKSGRLLLDMINDILDLAKIESGRMEVRPSEFSVAAVVRANCDMVRSLIEEKNLDLECDVQDGGEPMFQDQTKLQQILTNLLSNAIKFTPEGGRIIVRVSREEDMMKLSVQDTGVGIAEEDREVIFEKFRQGAVSPRNDSLTREFSGTGLGLSIVMEICKLLDGSVDLESQLGSGSTFTIRIPWIADEGPDLSQSTFRSKLNDLSKSSGEFPRLGGPGSSNGSPTDAAAPSQRSLT